The Bemisia tabaci chromosome 5, PGI_BMITA_v3 genome includes a window with the following:
- the LOC109034902 gene encoding bone morphogenetic protein receptor type-1B isoform X1 has product MKFILSILFFVFLLFTEHCCDEPIPVTCYCEDHDCPHYVPGTEMNGTCILPLGAQCFSSIEETSDEEPIRRFGCLPPDESSDMQCKGNLSPHAVRKSIECCNFTDLCNQNLHPKLADKPPPVSEMSWEDKIFYTILCVSITFCVIFFIMVALIFNSRFKKQEEARQLNYLCHPILTPTTTLTDLIDKSSGSGSGLPIFVQRTIAKQIEPIKMVGKGRHGEVWLGSWRDDKVAVKIFSTTEEKSWFRETEIYQTVLMRHDNILGFVAADIKGTGSWTQMLLITEYHEFGSLYDYLQTNELDVSSLMSLICSAAAGVAHLHTEIFSTQGKPAIAHRDIKSKNILVKRNVECVIADFGLAVRYNSDSNEIDIARDNARVGTRRYMAPEVLDGTLDKLLNQTSDVRAFEALKMADIYSLSLVFWEMCRRCNGGKDLKVEEYALPYHDKVPSDPSFEDMHEVIVKGGVRPAVPDRWKESFVLNIISEIMKESWHPNPGVRPTALRIKKSLNSLRNSDKLNLSPS; this is encoded by the exons ATGAAATTTATATTGAGCATtctattctttgtttttctcctcttcaCTGAACATTGCTGTG ATGAACCAATACCAGTTACGTGTTACTGCGAGGACCATGACTGTCCTCACTATGTGCCAGGTACTGAAATGAATGGAACTTGTATTTTACCACTAGGAGCACAATGTTTTAGCTCAATTGAAGAGACCTCTGATGAAGAACCAATACGTAGGTTTGGATGTCTACCACCAGACGAATCGTCGGATATGCAG TGTAAAGGGAATTTATCCCCTCATGCTGTAAGGAAGTCAATCGAGTGCTGTAACTTCACAGACCTGTGTAATCAGAATTTGCATCCTAAATTGGCTGATAAACCACCACCAGTTTCTGAGATGTCATGGGAGGACAAGATTTTCTACACCATATTGTGCGTCTCAATCACTTTTTGCGTAATATTCTTCATAATGGTCGCCCTAATATTCAACTCAAG GTTTAAAAAGCAGGAAGAGGCTAGGCAACTAAATTACCTTTGTCATCCAATTTTAACACCTACAACCACCCTTACCGATCTCATCGATAAAAGTTCTGGTTCAGGCTCAGGTCTCCCAATATTC GTGCAGCGAACCATCGCCAAACAAATTGAGCCCATCAAGATGGTAGGGAAAGGACGCCATGGTGAAGTGTGGCTTGGCTCTTGGCGCGATGACAAGGTTGCAGTCAAGATATTCTCTACGACTGAAGAAAAAAGTTGGTTCAGAGAGACTGAAATTTACCAGACGGTTTTAATGCGGCATGACAACATCCTAG GATTTGTTGCGGCAGATATCAAAGGCACTGGTTCATGGACGCAAATGCTGCTTATAACTGAGTACCATGAGTTTGGATCGCTGTACGATTACTTGCAAACAAACGAGCTCGATGTTTCCTCTCTCATGTCGTTGATTTGCTCAGCCGCAGCTGGTGTTGCTCATCTCCAcacagaaattttcagcactCAAGGGAAACCTGCCATTGCTCACAGAGATATTAAATCCAAAAATATCCTCGTCAAGAGGAATGTTGAATGTGTAATCGCTGATTTTGGTTTGGCTGTGAGATACAACAG TGATTCCAATGAAATTGACATTGCAAGAGATAATGCTCGAGTAGGAACCAGGAGGTATATGGCTCCAGAAGTTTTAGACGGGACGTTGGACAAGCTTTTGAATCAAACTTCTGATGTGCGGGCATTTGAAGCCCTCAAAATGGCTGATATCTATTCTCTTAGCTTGGTTTTCTGGGAGATGTGCAG gagATGCAATGGTGGGAAAGACCTAAAAGTTGAAGAGTATGCTTTGCCGTACCATGATAAGGTTCCCAGTGATCCCAGCTTCGAAGATATGCACGAAGTCATAGTCAAAGGCGGCGTTCGCCCAGCAGTGCCAGACAGATGGAAAGAAAGTTTC
- the LOC109034902 gene encoding bone morphogenetic protein receptor type-1B isoform X2: protein MNGTCILPLGAQCFSSIEETSDEEPIRRFGCLPPDESSDMQCKGNLSPHAVRKSIECCNFTDLCNQNLHPKLADKPPPVSEMSWEDKIFYTILCVSITFCVIFFIMVALIFNSRFKKQEEARQLNYLCHPILTPTTTLTDLIDKSSGSGSGLPIFVQRTIAKQIEPIKMVGKGRHGEVWLGSWRDDKVAVKIFSTTEEKSWFRETEIYQTVLMRHDNILGFVAADIKGTGSWTQMLLITEYHEFGSLYDYLQTNELDVSSLMSLICSAAAGVAHLHTEIFSTQGKPAIAHRDIKSKNILVKRNVECVIADFGLAVRYNSDSNEIDIARDNARVGTRRYMAPEVLDGTLDKLLNQTSDVRAFEALKMADIYSLSLVFWEMCRRCNGGKDLKVEEYALPYHDKVPSDPSFEDMHEVIVKGGVRPAVPDRWKESFVLNIISEIMKESWHPNPGVRPTALRIKKSLNSLRNSDKLNLSPS from the exons ATGAATGGAACTTGTATTTTACCACTAGGAGCACAATGTTTTAGCTCAATTGAAGAGACCTCTGATGAAGAACCAATACGTAGGTTTGGATGTCTACCACCAGACGAATCGTCGGATATGCAG TGTAAAGGGAATTTATCCCCTCATGCTGTAAGGAAGTCAATCGAGTGCTGTAACTTCACAGACCTGTGTAATCAGAATTTGCATCCTAAATTGGCTGATAAACCACCACCAGTTTCTGAGATGTCATGGGAGGACAAGATTTTCTACACCATATTGTGCGTCTCAATCACTTTTTGCGTAATATTCTTCATAATGGTCGCCCTAATATTCAACTCAAG GTTTAAAAAGCAGGAAGAGGCTAGGCAACTAAATTACCTTTGTCATCCAATTTTAACACCTACAACCACCCTTACCGATCTCATCGATAAAAGTTCTGGTTCAGGCTCAGGTCTCCCAATATTC GTGCAGCGAACCATCGCCAAACAAATTGAGCCCATCAAGATGGTAGGGAAAGGACGCCATGGTGAAGTGTGGCTTGGCTCTTGGCGCGATGACAAGGTTGCAGTCAAGATATTCTCTACGACTGAAGAAAAAAGTTGGTTCAGAGAGACTGAAATTTACCAGACGGTTTTAATGCGGCATGACAACATCCTAG GATTTGTTGCGGCAGATATCAAAGGCACTGGTTCATGGACGCAAATGCTGCTTATAACTGAGTACCATGAGTTTGGATCGCTGTACGATTACTTGCAAACAAACGAGCTCGATGTTTCCTCTCTCATGTCGTTGATTTGCTCAGCCGCAGCTGGTGTTGCTCATCTCCAcacagaaattttcagcactCAAGGGAAACCTGCCATTGCTCACAGAGATATTAAATCCAAAAATATCCTCGTCAAGAGGAATGTTGAATGTGTAATCGCTGATTTTGGTTTGGCTGTGAGATACAACAG TGATTCCAATGAAATTGACATTGCAAGAGATAATGCTCGAGTAGGAACCAGGAGGTATATGGCTCCAGAAGTTTTAGACGGGACGTTGGACAAGCTTTTGAATCAAACTTCTGATGTGCGGGCATTTGAAGCCCTCAAAATGGCTGATATCTATTCTCTTAGCTTGGTTTTCTGGGAGATGTGCAG gagATGCAATGGTGGGAAAGACCTAAAAGTTGAAGAGTATGCTTTGCCGTACCATGATAAGGTTCCCAGTGATCCCAGCTTCGAAGATATGCACGAAGTCATAGTCAAAGGCGGCGTTCGCCCAGCAGTGCCAGACAGATGGAAAGAAAGTTTC